A genomic stretch from Roseovarius nanhaiticus includes:
- a CDS encoding GNAT family N-acetyltransferase codes for MSTPLPDAAQLTRVIEATWPPAAAWQAGPWLLRDGQGGGKRVSAATAQGEIAAAGFAQDLAFAEAEMRRAGQTPLFMLRQGEEALDALLAGAGYDLVDPVNMHVSPLANLDLAPPERLASFNLWEPLAIQAEIWAAGGIGPLRLAVMHRVAGPKTALLGRLEGRAVGAGFVAIHEGIAMVHALEVLGPMRRRGAGRALMAEAAHWARGQGAQHLAIICTAANAAANALYAKLGMELVGRYHYRQHPGGAL; via the coding sequence GTGAGCACGCCTCTGCCCGATGCAGCGCAACTGACCCGCGTGATCGAGGCAACGTGGCCGCCTGCCGCAGCTTGGCAGGCGGGTCCCTGGCTATTGCGGGACGGGCAGGGCGGGGGCAAGCGCGTCTCGGCAGCAACCGCGCAGGGCGAGATTGCCGCAGCAGGGTTTGCACAGGATCTGGCCTTCGCCGAGGCCGAGATGCGCCGTGCGGGCCAAACGCCCCTTTTTATGTTGCGCCAAGGCGAGGAGGCGCTGGACGCGCTACTGGCCGGGGCGGGCTATGATCTGGTGGATCCGGTCAATATGCATGTCAGTCCGCTCGCCAATCTGGACCTTGCGCCGCCCGAACGCCTGGCCAGTTTCAATCTTTGGGAACCTCTGGCCATCCAGGCCGAGATCTGGGCCGCTGGCGGGATCGGCCCGTTGCGGCTGGCGGTCATGCACAGGGTGGCGGGCCCCAAGACGGCGCTGCTGGGACGTTTGGAGGGCCGCGCGGTGGGCGCCGGGTTCGTGGCAATCCATGAGGGGATTGCGATGGTTCACGCGCTCGAAGTGCTTGGCCCCATGCGACGGCGCGGCGCCGGACGCGCGCTGATGGCCGAGGCTGCGCATTGGGCGCGGGGGCAGGGCGCGCAGCACCTTGCCATCATCTGTACCGCGGCCAATGCTGCGGCGAATGCGCTCTATGCCAAGTTGGGGATGGAGTTGGTCGGACGCTACCACTACCGCCAGCATCCGGGCGGTGCGCTATGA
- a CDS encoding OmpA family protein translates to MTGSLCTATLGLLALLLPIDAAQAQTLSLPANAEMTRELHDASGTYAVPIGPWRDGEVDTFAAEGTVTRQAWRVAGSSLTTLQVINQFADQLSSEGFETLYRCEDAACGGFDFRFALPVLPPPEMFVDLFDYRFIAARQGQGAQARYVTLLVSRSGAATYVQITYVTPGGDAAAPAGGATSTENADDGALVAALRTQGHVVLEDLDFGTGAAALGEGPFASLAALADFLDENPARRIALVGHTDTVGGYQSNLALSRQRAEAVMRRLVAQHGVAADRLEAEGIAYLAPVAPNDTAPGREANRRVEAVLLAHE, encoded by the coding sequence ATGACCGGGAGTCTCTGCACAGCGACGCTGGGCCTTCTCGCGCTTTTGCTGCCAATTGACGCCGCGCAGGCGCAGACGCTGAGCTTGCCCGCGAATGCCGAGATGACCCGCGAATTGCACGATGCCTCGGGCACCTACGCCGTGCCGATCGGCCCGTGGAGGGATGGAGAGGTCGATACTTTCGCGGCCGAGGGCACGGTTACCCGGCAGGCATGGCGCGTCGCGGGCTCTTCGCTGACGACGCTACAAGTGATCAACCAATTCGCTGACCAGCTGTCATCTGAAGGGTTCGAAACCCTCTACCGCTGTGAAGATGCGGCGTGCGGGGGGTTCGATTTCCGGTTCGCGTTGCCGGTGCTGCCGCCCCCTGAGATGTTTGTCGATCTCTTTGACTACCGGTTTATTGCCGCCCGGCAGGGGCAGGGCGCGCAGGCGCGGTACGTGACGCTGCTTGTCAGCCGCTCGGGCGCGGCAACCTATGTGCAGATCACCTATGTCACGCCGGGTGGGGACGCGGCGGCGCCTGCGGGGGGCGCGACATCGACGGAAAACGCCGATGACGGTGCGCTGGTCGCGGCGTTGCGTACACAGGGGCATGTGGTGCTGGAGGATCTCGATTTCGGCACCGGCGCTGCGGCGCTGGGCGAGGGGCCCTTTGCCTCGCTTGCCGCGTTGGCGGATTTCCTGGACGAAAACCCGGCACGGCGCATCGCGCTGGTCGGCCATACCGATACGGTGGGCGGGTACCAAAGCAATCTGGCGCTTTCGCGGCAACGGGCCGAGGCGGTGATGCGGCGTCTGGTTGCGCAGCACGGTGTCGCCGCCGACCGGCTGGAAGCCGAAGGGATCGCCTATCTGGCACCCGTCGCACCCAACGATACGGCACCGGGCCGCGAGGCCAACCGGCGGGTCGAGGCGGTGCTGTTGGCGCACGAATAG